The region TTGCATAGTAAAGAATTTGACCATAAATTTCTTTTATATTTGTATCATAAAAGGTGTTTATATCAGTATTCATTTTTTCATCTGAGTGTTTAATAACATTGGATAAATCTTTACAACCAAAATACTGATGTCTATGAAGAGAGAGTGCATGAGATATCACTTCAACTGCATTGTCATAAAGATGTTCAACCTCTTTTCGTATGGCTAGTAAAGCAGCCTCAGGAACATTTACAACAACATTATCAAGATATTTTGGTTTATCAACATTCTCTTCTACTACAAAAATGGACTCTAAAAATTTCACAAGATATGATGTAAATGGAGCTACAATCAAAATACCTAAAATATTAAATATAGTATGAAAAAGTGCTAATTGCATGGCATAGTCTTTTGCATCTATGCCTATCAAAGCAGATAAATATGTTACAAAATTTGCAAGTTGATACAAAAAAACAATAGCCACCAAGGCAGTAACGACATTAAATATCAAGTGTGCAACTGCAAGTCTTTTTCCATTTGCGTTTGAGTTTAAAGAACCTAAAATAGCAGTAATAGTAGTACCAATATTTGCACCAATAGCAAGTTGAAGAGCATTAAAATACTCAATCTGTCCAATTGCAAGAGCAGTAATAACAAGAGCCATTGTTGCAGCACTCGATTGTATAAGAATAGTTACTATCGCACCTATTAAAACATAAACAAGCACACCTAAATAGCCTTCCATTGCATAAGATGCCAAGTCAATGCCATTACTCAAAACATCAAAGCCATCTTTCATATAAGCAATGCCCAAAAAGACAAATCCAAGACCAATCAAAACAGTACCAAAGCCTTGATATGATTTAGAATCTCTAAATCTAAAAACGACACCAAAAATAATCATAGGCATTGCAAACTGAGCAATTTTTATCTTAACACCAAAAGATGAAACAATCCAAGCAGTAGTCGTACTTCCTATATTTGAGCCAAAGATAATTCCTATTGCTCCACTCAAAGAAATAAGTTCAGCACTCAAAAAAGATATAACTATAATAGTAAGCAAAGATGAACTTTGAACAATTGCAGTAGCTATGAAACCCGCACCTATCGCTTTAGGTACGTTAGAAGTGGCTTTTTTTAAAACACTCTCCATTAAACCACCACTGAAGATTTTAAAACCATCTTCCATAAAAACCATACCAATTAAAAATATAGTTATACCAGCAATAATTGTTTGTGCATCTTCACTTTTAAAAATCACAAAGCCTAATAAAAGCAAAAAAAGTGGAAATAAATACCTCTTAAAATTCATACATTAACCTAGTTTTTTACCTTATTATACCACTAAATCTAACTCTTGTAGTGTTCCAACTTCACCACTCTCTTTTAGATAGATAGAACTCTCTCTCATAAGCGCATTAACAGCTCCATCACCACTTCTAAACTCAAATTTTGTACTCACTCTATCTAGATGCAAGGCTCCTACATTTTTATCTTTTAAAGCAAAGAGATGCTCTTTTTCATTAGCATCTTTACTCCAAATAACTAACTGCTCAAACACCTCATCATTTTCATCTATCCATCCATTTTTATCATCATCATAAGCAGATAACTCCTCAAAACCATTTCCAAGCGTAGGTCCAAAGAGTTCACTTCCATCATTTATGATGCCATCTTTGTTTTTATCAAGTGCTAAAAAACCGCTTCCACTTCCAACAAAAGAAAACTCTTCACTCCTACCATCCAAGTTCAAATCAAACTTATGTTTAACATCACTTATAGTCACTACATCCGTACCAAAGTTAAGCACAAGCGGATCAATAAGCGCATCTCCAGCTTTAAAACTCAAACTCTCATGAGTTTGTGACTCTTGTTTTAAACTAAAAGCTAACGAAAAATCTATATTTCTTCCATCAGCAGTTTTCACATTTCCAGATGCTGAGAAGTCTAATGCTTCTTTTCTTATCTCTGTTTTTTCATAACTGTAATCTATGCCCCACCCTAAGCGCTCAGGTTCAGCATTTTCAGATTTTACTGCATCTGCATTTGATTTTGTAGCTTTTAATTCACTCATAAAAGAGATATTTATCTTTCTTCCCATTAAAGACTCTAATGCCCTGACTATTGCCATTAATTTAGAATCCAATACCTCTTCTTGCATCTCATCTTCTGCTTTTGCTACTCCACCACTAGCATTATGAAACTTTTTAAAATCATCAGTAAGTTCCAACCTATCCCCACGTTGAAACCTTTGTGGTGCATCTTCTTCTTTGTCCCATTTCTCTAAACTCTCACTTTCATAAATCTTATGACTCTTTTGATGAGAACTTAAAAAGGAAACTTCTGATTCTTGAATTTTCATATCAAACCTCCATGTTTATACAAGATATATATCGTCCAAAAAGATAAATAGTATGTAAATTTAGTTGAAAATAGTTATAATTGAAAATCATAAATCAAGGAGTTGGTATGCAAAATCTCCCGCCCAAAGAGATTCGATTTGGAGATTACACAAGAGATGTTCAAGCAAACTATACTCAGATAAGTTACAATGATATTTCATCTCTT is a window of uncultured Sulfurimonas sp. DNA encoding:
- a CDS encoding Na/Pi cotransporter family protein — its product is MNFKRYLFPLFLLLLGFVIFKSEDAQTIIAGITIFLIGMVFMEDGFKIFSGGLMESVLKKATSNVPKAIGAGFIATAIVQSSSLLTIIVISFLSAELISLSGAIGIIFGSNIGSTTTAWIVSSFGVKIKIAQFAMPMIIFGVVFRFRDSKSYQGFGTVLIGLGFVFLGIAYMKDGFDVLSNGIDLASYAMEGYLGVLVYVLIGAIVTILIQSSAATMALVITALAIGQIEYFNALQLAIGANIGTTITAILGSLNSNANGKRLAVAHLIFNVVTALVAIVFLYQLANFVTYLSALIGIDAKDYAMQLALFHTIFNILGILIVAPFTSYLVKFLESIFVVEENVDKPKYLDNVVVNVPEAALLAIRKEVEHLYDNAVEVISHALSLHRHQYFGCKDLSNVIKHSDEKMNTDINTFYDTNIKEIYGQILYYATIAQENMNEIQKSKVYELKVSCRDIVESIKLVREIQKNIKIYLYSNNEIMKNEYNNIRTEIAESIDTLNTIRNMEDDLDILSNMELLRKEIEKIDVIENGNIDNLIRTNQIKTKMATSLINDSAFAYEISKKLITTASTLWIKDSDIQDLRESS